From a region of the Castanea sativa cultivar Marrone di Chiusa Pesio chromosome 10, ASM4071231v1 genome:
- the LOC142613757 gene encoding F-box/kelch-repeat protein At5g43190, which yields MTKPDMDPEIWSRMPEELLERILSLLPLKTFLYLRSTCKNFKSLIFSPSFISRHSSGSSLPFSSFLLLSHPQCYNQFPLYDTGLGTWRSVALSHSDLLPAASTAPSFSLLSTSSGLFCFSLPRSSSFLVCNLLARTSRIIKFPAFPFAFELLTLVSTPVGYKLFMLSTGSSSKFSAFVYDSNAPSWRKFDGFDPVLSDNYQQEGVFFNGCLYFSTPEPFSVVSFDLESGKWETLNSELPGDLTFVRLVCGEGKLYLIGGIGSNGISRAIKLWELDQAKNWVEVENLPEMICRKFLSVCYHNYEHVYCFWHQGMICVCCYTWPEILYYKMSRGTWYWLPKCPSLPVKCSCGFRWFSFVPALYAPV from the coding sequence ATGACCAAACCAGATATGGATCCTGAAATATGGAGCCGAATGCCTGAAGAACTTCTCGAGAGAATCCTATCTCTCCTTCCTCTAAAGACCTTCTTGTATCTGAGATCAACCTGTAAAAATTTCAAGTCCCTTATATTCTCTCCATCTTTTATATCTAGACACTCTTCTGGTTCTTCTTTACCTTTTTCTTCGTTTCTTTTGCTGTCTCATCCTCAGTGTTACAATCAATTCCCTTTGTATGACACTGGCCTTGGAACCTGGCGCAGCGTAGCTCTTTCCCACTCTGATTTGCTACCAGCAGCATCTACAgcaccttctttctctcttctctcaacCTCCAGTGGActattttgtttctctcttccCCGCTCGTCTTCTTTTCTTGTGTGCAATCTTTTGGCTAGGACCTCAAGAATCATCAAGTTCCCAGCTTTCCCTTTTGCTTTTGAGCTTCTCACTTTGGTTTCCACGCCTGTTGGGTACAAATTATTCATGCTCTCAACTGGGTCCTCTTCGAAATTTTCTGCTTTTGTTTACGACTCAAATGCTCCGTCTTGGAGAAAATTCGATGGCTTTGACCCGGTTCTGAGTGATAATTATCAACAGGAGGGTGTTTTCTTTAATGGGTGTTTGTACTTTTCGACCCCAGAGCCATTTTCAGTGGTGAGTTTTGATTTGGAGAGTGGGAAATGGGAGACGCTTAATAGTGAATTGCCTGGGGATCTCACTTTTGTGAGGTTGGTTTGTGGTGAAGGGAAATTGTATTTGATTGGTGGAATTGGGAGCAATGGGATCTCGAGGGCTATCAAGTTGTGGGAATTGGACCAAGCAAAGAATTGGGTTGAGGTGGAGAATTTGCCAGAGATGATCTGTAGGAAATTCTTGTCTGTTTGTTACCATAATTATGAGCATGTTTATTGCTTTTGGCATCAGGGGATGATCTGTGTTTGTTGCTATACATGGCCAGAGATTTTGTATTACAAAATGTCAAGGGGGACTTGGTATTGGCTGCCCAAATGCCCTTCTTTGCCTGTCAAATGTAGTTGTGGCTTCAGGTGGTTTTCTTTTGTTCCAGCATTGTATGCTCCAGTTTAA